The following proteins are co-located in the Leptospira weilii genome:
- a CDS encoding NYN domain-containing protein, which translates to MSSQVAIDGFNLIYKFPDLEECMVRNRLLEARQGLLELIELYSQKKKGQTFHVFFDGKKEVGSEIFQETFGKLNVYFSHGRKADDVIKEFVRTNIRPFEIEVVSSDKEIFFHAKKWGANPITSEDFATTVIAKISPSKLDAEEFGDRILNSDEVEHWKNLFREDE; encoded by the coding sequence ATGTCTTCTCAAGTGGCAATTGACGGCTTCAATCTGATCTATAAATTTCCCGATTTGGAAGAATGTATGGTTCGAAATCGGCTTTTAGAAGCCAGACAAGGACTTTTGGAATTGATTGAGTTGTACTCTCAAAAAAAGAAAGGGCAAACCTTTCACGTTTTCTTCGACGGAAAGAAAGAAGTCGGTAGCGAAATCTTTCAGGAAACTTTCGGAAAACTAAATGTGTATTTTAGTCATGGTAGAAAGGCGGACGATGTGATTAAGGAATTTGTTCGAACAAATATTCGCCCTTTTGAAATCGAAGTGGTCAGTTCGGATAAAGAGATTTTTTTTCACGCAAAAAAATGGGGGGCCAATCCGATCACCTCCGAGGATTTCGCCACAACTGTCATCGCGAAGATTTCTCCTTCCAAACTCGATGCCGAAGAATTCGGAGATAGAATTTTGAATTCCGACGAAGTGGAACATTGGAAAAACTTATTTAGGGAAGACGAATAA
- a CDS encoding MBOAT family O-acyltransferase codes for MLFNSVTFAIFFAIVYVIYWSVPKKNRPNLLIFSSMFFYAWFSWIFFLHFLLVILLNYFFYFRIKSSQKNSKRWMIASILFNCINLGFFKYFYFFSRVLADLTGYPFFQEIQGIIHIVLPLAISFYSFQMIAAAVDAKRNPNIETISLKGYFLFVLFFPVLIAGPIMRTGDFFPNLDNLEPDRNKIYNGCYLVISGLLKKVLIADPAAGIISPIFSNPEVYDSTSLILAGIGYSIQVFCDFSGLTDMARGVGALLGFYLPENFKAPFFSLSGRELWQRWHITLSFWLRDYIYFSLGGSRIAQWRTHLNLILTMTIGGFWHGADYTFIAWGFYWGVLLAGERYLETSLGWKLVPEKNIVLKALKAGIVFLFFSFGAVLFRANNASTMVQHVTGIFKNSPNKIETELASSSLFWLGDAGNLVDGGSFFLLNQMENVEKFLYLFLALVLFNWIQYVPDFWKRFRKYDPWLLTCVGVISIFLLALFSEDSGAFIYYKF; via the coding sequence GTGCTGTTCAATTCAGTGACTTTTGCAATTTTTTTTGCGATCGTTTATGTGATCTACTGGTCGGTTCCGAAAAAAAACCGTCCTAATCTTTTGATTTTTTCCAGTATGTTCTTTTACGCTTGGTTTTCTTGGATTTTTTTTCTTCACTTCTTACTTGTAATTTTACTCAATTATTTTTTCTATTTTCGCATCAAATCATCTCAAAAAAATTCGAAACGATGGATGATCGCATCGATTCTTTTTAACTGCATCAATCTAGGATTTTTCAAATACTTTTATTTCTTTTCCAGAGTTCTGGCTGATCTTACGGGTTATCCTTTCTTTCAGGAAATTCAGGGAATCATTCATATCGTTCTCCCTCTCGCGATTAGCTTTTACAGTTTTCAAATGATTGCGGCAGCAGTTGACGCAAAAAGAAATCCAAACATAGAAACCATTTCTCTCAAAGGATACTTTCTATTTGTTCTATTTTTTCCGGTTCTGATCGCCGGGCCGATCATGAGAACCGGAGATTTTTTTCCGAACTTAGATAACCTCGAACCGGACCGGAATAAGATCTATAACGGCTGTTATTTGGTAATCAGCGGTTTACTCAAAAAGGTCCTGATTGCGGATCCTGCGGCAGGTATTATTTCGCCAATTTTTTCGAATCCGGAAGTGTATGATTCGACTTCTTTGATTCTTGCCGGAATCGGATATTCAATTCAGGTATTCTGCGATTTTTCGGGTCTTACCGATATGGCACGGGGAGTGGGGGCGCTTCTCGGATTTTATCTGCCGGAAAATTTCAAAGCCCCTTTTTTCTCCCTAAGCGGAAGAGAACTTTGGCAAAGATGGCACATAACGTTATCCTTCTGGCTTCGGGATTATATCTACTTTTCCCTGGGCGGAAGTAGGATTGCACAATGGAGAACGCATTTAAACTTAATTCTTACCATGACTATCGGAGGTTTTTGGCACGGAGCGGATTATACGTTTATCGCGTGGGGCTTTTATTGGGGGGTTCTACTTGCAGGAGAAAGATATTTAGAAACATCCCTTGGATGGAAACTGGTTCCGGAAAAGAACATCGTTTTGAAAGCTCTCAAAGCCGGTATCGTATTTTTATTCTTCTCTTTTGGCGCCGTTCTTTTCCGAGCAAACAATGCGAGCACTATGGTCCAACACGTAACCGGAATTTTTAAAAACTCTCCGAATAAGATCGAAACCGAACTTGCTTCGTCCTCTCTTTTCTGGCTCGGGGATGCGGGAAATTTGGTCGACGGAGGTTCTTTCTTTTTACTCAATCAAATGGAGAACGTGGAAAAGTTCCTTTATCTTTTTTTAGCTTTGGTTCTTTTCAATTGGATCCAATACGTTCCCGATTTTTGGAAACGATTTAGAAAATACGATCCTTGGCTTCTTACGTGTGTGGGAGTCATCTCCATTTTTTTACTCGCCTTATTTTCGGAAGACTCGGGCGCTTTTATCTATTACAAATTTTAG
- a CDS encoding DUF1574 domain-containing protein produces the protein MFRNRFLFVPFVIFVIAFGIDKLISSTKFEPYYSLTLSDLNFRHKEFLFEELKDYLRKENRKKVLVYFGNSRALLFRNDYIEKKYPNWILFNFSVPGGSPDYYLYWLEKFRSDSVKPDFILLDESIEIFNSSSVLTLDEVLFYGLSPSFVFRHADRYSSSDLTGYIAKKLFHTHKNRPRFNVIRARAKDEGLLAAGYSKLRSTIWENLKKQRGSATSDASPRVVLPAELLKKRSNTDFKSYLTPFTFNPKMLANQEDAIRIIKEIGVAYAAIWVRVARPYFELYKTRKVPTNDKDEKTPYEIMIPILQKLHELTRTEFWNMNEDSKYRCDDFSDPGHMSPSCFNDYADFIFQRLPK, from the coding sequence ATGTTTCGAAACCGATTTCTCTTTGTTCCTTTTGTAATATTCGTCATCGCATTCGGCATCGATAAACTGATCAGCTCGACGAAGTTCGAGCCGTATTATTCTTTGACTCTCTCCGATCTAAATTTCAGGCATAAGGAATTTCTTTTCGAAGAGTTAAAAGATTATCTGAGAAAAGAAAACCGTAAAAAAGTTTTGGTCTATTTTGGAAATTCAAGAGCGCTTCTTTTCAGAAACGATTATATTGAAAAAAAATATCCGAATTGGATTTTATTCAATTTTTCCGTACCCGGTGGTTCTCCAGATTATTATCTCTATTGGTTGGAAAAATTTCGATCCGACTCCGTAAAACCGGATTTTATCTTGTTGGACGAATCGATAGAAATTTTTAACTCCTCTTCCGTGCTGACCCTGGACGAAGTACTCTTCTACGGGCTCAGCCCATCCTTCGTGTTCAGACACGCGGATCGTTATTCTTCTTCGGATCTTACCGGATACATCGCAAAAAAATTATTTCATACGCATAAAAATCGACCGAGGTTCAACGTGATTCGAGCAAGAGCGAAGGATGAAGGGCTTCTTGCCGCGGGTTACAGCAAACTTCGTTCAACAATTTGGGAAAATCTCAAAAAACAAAGGGGAAGCGCAACTTCGGACGCAAGCCCGAGGGTCGTCTTACCCGCGGAACTTTTGAAAAAAAGATCAAATACCGATTTTAAATCGTATCTGACTCCGTTTACGTTCAATCCCAAGATGCTCGCCAATCAAGAAGACGCGATTCGAATCATAAAAGAAATCGGAGTTGCCTATGCGGCGATCTGGGTGCGGGTCGCTCGTCCTTATTTTGAATTGTACAAAACACGCAAGGTTCCAACGAATGATAAGGACGAAAAAACTCCCTATGAAATTATGATTCCTATATTACAAAAATTGCATGAATTAACGAGAACGGAGTTCTGGAATATGAATGAAGATTCAAAATATCGCTGCGACGACTTCAGCGATCCAGGCCACATGTCTCCGAGTTGTTTTAACGATTACGCAGATTTTATCTTTCAAAGACTTCCAAAATGA
- a CDS encoding SIR2 family NAD-dependent protein deacylase: MKEFMSKHKGKFQRITAISGAGVSAESGIPTFRGSGGLWKNFRAEDLATPQAFQKDPQLVWEWYLWRRNVISAKQPNRGHLALAELEEMHSDFFLVTQNVDGLHIRAGSKKLIEMHGNIFINRCVSCRQESNEKILNEEDLLPPKCKFCGNFLRPGVVWFGESYDQEKLNFSIRRMENTDLLLILGTSGLVSMPVYLTQVAKRSGSILIEVNPERSSFSSSVDLFVQGKAGEILPELISEIVAI; encoded by the coding sequence ATGAAAGAATTCATGTCGAAACATAAAGGTAAATTCCAGAGAATCACTGCGATTTCCGGAGCTGGTGTTTCCGCCGAAAGTGGAATTCCCACGTTTCGGGGAAGCGGCGGCCTTTGGAAAAATTTTCGAGCCGAAGACTTAGCAACTCCACAAGCCTTTCAAAAGGATCCCCAGTTAGTTTGGGAATGGTATCTTTGGAGAAGAAACGTTATCAGCGCCAAACAACCGAATCGTGGACATCTGGCACTTGCAGAGTTGGAGGAAATGCATTCCGATTTTTTTCTAGTTACGCAAAATGTGGACGGGCTTCATATTCGTGCGGGCTCCAAGAAGTTGATCGAAATGCATGGAAATATTTTTATCAATCGTTGTGTATCCTGCCGTCAAGAATCCAACGAAAAAATCCTCAATGAGGAAGATCTACTTCCCCCTAAGTGCAAATTCTGTGGGAATTTTTTAAGACCGGGCGTAGTTTGGTTCGGTGAAAGTTACGACCAAGAGAAGCTGAATTTCTCCATTCGAAGAATGGAAAATACGGACCTATTACTGATTCTCGGAACCTCCGGTCTTGTTAGTATGCCTGTGTATCTGACTCAGGTCGCAAAACGTTCAGGCTCCATACTTATTGAAGTCAATCCGGAACGTTCTTCTTTCTCTTCTTCCGTAGATCTTTTTGTCCAGGGAAAAGCAGGAGAAATTCTTCCTGAGTTAATTTCGGAAATCGTAGCGATTTAA
- a CDS encoding DJ-1 family glyoxalase III, with protein sequence MPKVLVPFAEGMEEMEAVIIVDVLRRAGVEVTSASLKEGPVKASRGVCLLADTILGAVNLKNFDMIVLPGGGGGTKVLGADRKIADFLKEAKKENKWIGAICAAPSILVHQNILTTEDRFTAFPGVVSDDTPGYTGSRLEISGKIVTSIGPGSAFEFSLELVKILCGKESMLEVKSALQLAL encoded by the coding sequence ATGCCTAAGGTTTTGGTCCCGTTCGCAGAAGGAATGGAAGAAATGGAAGCGGTTATCATCGTAGATGTTCTCCGCAGGGCCGGGGTGGAAGTTACGAGTGCTTCCCTAAAGGAAGGGCCGGTAAAGGCTTCCAGGGGAGTTTGTCTTTTAGCCGATACAATTTTAGGCGCAGTAAACTTAAAAAACTTCGATATGATCGTACTTCCGGGCGGAGGCGGAGGAACCAAAGTTCTCGGAGCGGATCGCAAAATCGCCGATTTTCTCAAAGAAGCGAAAAAAGAGAACAAATGGATCGGCGCCATTTGCGCCGCACCTAGTATATTAGTACATCAAAATATACTAACTACTGAAGATCGTTTTACCGCCTTTCCGGGAGTCGTATCAGATGACACACCGGGTTATACCGGTTCCCGGTTGGAAATTTCCGGAAAGATCGTTACAAGTATCGGTCCCGGTTCTGCCTTCGAATTTTCTTTGGAACTCGTAAAAATCCTATGCGGGAAAGAATCTATGTTGGAAGTGAAATCCGCCCTTCAACTTGCTTTATGA